A single Streptomyces sp. Edi2 DNA region contains:
- a CDS encoding FAD-dependent oxidoreductase — MKSVARQRVRQRLRVVVLGGGYAGTMAALRLAPYAQVTLVDPGDRFTERVRLHELAAGRPAVDHSRAAMLHGTGIEHLAARATALDPDARAVHTDCGRTLLYDRLVYALGSHTDLRGAGPSGAPARGPWERAFTAESAAALHKRLLDGPGTLAVVGGGLTGIEMAAEIAESHPGWQVRLLTGGEIGAGLSARGRAHVRTVLDRLHVRVEEGRRVADGDDTDADAVLWTGAMAAAGGLAKDAGLDTDPLTGRILVDGALRSASHPDIYAAGDAAAARTPRAGALRMACATALPTGSHVAGAIITESRGAAPRPLTYAFFVQCVSLGRHDGLIQSLRPDDTPRERVLTGRPAARVKEQVVRNAVRVLRLAARRPDIVGCIPGIGR; from the coding sequence ATGAAGAGCGTGGCACGGCAGCGGGTACGACAGCGGCTGCGGGTCGTGGTTCTCGGGGGTGGCTACGCGGGCACCATGGCCGCGCTCCGGCTCGCCCCGTATGCGCAGGTGACCCTGGTCGATCCCGGTGACCGGTTCACCGAACGGGTGCGCCTGCACGAACTGGCCGCCGGACGCCCCGCAGTGGACCACTCCCGGGCCGCGATGCTGCACGGCACCGGCATCGAGCATCTGGCCGCCCGCGCCACCGCGCTGGACCCGGACGCCCGTGCCGTGCACACCGACTGCGGCCGCACCCTCCTCTACGACCGGCTCGTTTACGCCCTCGGCAGCCACACCGACCTCCGCGGCGCCGGACCCTCGGGAGCCCCGGCCCGTGGGCCGTGGGAGCGGGCCTTCACCGCCGAGAGTGCCGCAGCCCTGCACAAGCGGCTGCTGGACGGCCCGGGCACGCTGGCCGTGGTGGGCGGCGGCCTGACCGGCATCGAGATGGCCGCCGAGATCGCCGAATCCCACCCGGGCTGGCAGGTCCGGCTGCTGACCGGCGGCGAGATCGGCGCAGGGCTGTCGGCCCGCGGCCGGGCGCATGTCCGTACCGTCCTCGACCGGCTGCACGTCCGCGTCGAGGAGGGCCGCCGGGTTGCCGACGGGGACGATACCGACGCCGACGCCGTGCTGTGGACCGGCGCCATGGCCGCCGCCGGGGGGCTCGCGAAGGACGCCGGGTTGGACACCGACCCGCTCACCGGCCGGATCCTGGTCGACGGGGCGCTGCGCTCGGCCAGCCACCCCGACATCTACGCCGCGGGCGACGCGGCCGCGGCCCGCACACCCCGCGCCGGCGCCCTGCGGATGGCCTGCGCCACCGCGCTGCCGACCGGCTCGCACGTGGCCGGCGCGATCATCACCGAGTCGCGCGGCGCCGCGCCCCGCCCGCTGACGTACGCGTTCTTCGTACAGTGCGTGAGCCTGGGACGGCACGACGGCCTGATCCAGTCGCTACGGCCCGACGACACCCCGCGCGAGCGCGTGCTGACGGGCCGTCCGGCCGCCCGCGTCAAGGAACAGGTGGTCCGCAACGCCGTCCGCGTCCTGCGGCTGGCGGCCCGCCGCCCGGACATCGTCGGCTGCATCCCGGGCATCGGCCGGTGA
- a CDS encoding M1 family metallopeptidase, translating into MNRRPFRCCGATAALSVALLLSSCTNGAMGVRGAAGSGGVGDPLFPALGNGGYQVRHYGLDLGYDVKKKHLDATAEIASEATEDLRSFQLDLQGLRVSDVRVDGKDAAFSRKGHKLVVRPAEGLRKGARFRTTVDYGGTPQELKDPDGTTEGWVKTADGAFVSGEPAGSMTWFPGNNHPEDKAAYDFTITVPKGYTAVANGDLRSEKTAGGRTTFRWHNGQPMASYLATATIGRFDVHRSRTADGLPLYVAVDPAEAKASKGPLDQLPEILKWESGLFGRYPFSSAGAIVDDTPDRITWMALESQTKPVYAGAPDTVTVVHEMAHQWFGDSVTPKTWKDTWLNEAFATYAEWLWTEHKGGKTPQQQFDALYKDKKDTQRWAFPPGNPGKAKNVTGTPVYERGAMLLQELRNAVGDKTFFRILKEWPAKYRYSTADAKEFIAFCQEHTDVDLTGLFDTWLYGKGKPERE; encoded by the coding sequence GTGAATCGCCGGCCTTTCCGCTGCTGCGGTGCGACCGCCGCCCTGTCCGTCGCCCTGCTGCTCTCCTCGTGCACGAACGGCGCCATGGGCGTCCGGGGGGCGGCGGGCAGCGGCGGGGTGGGCGATCCGCTCTTCCCCGCGCTCGGCAACGGCGGCTACCAGGTGCGCCATTACGGGCTCGATCTCGGCTACGACGTGAAGAAGAAGCACCTGGACGCGACCGCCGAGATCGCCTCCGAGGCCACCGAGGACCTGCGGTCCTTCCAGCTCGATCTGCAGGGGCTGCGGGTCTCGGACGTACGGGTCGACGGCAAGGACGCCGCGTTCTCCCGTAAGGGGCACAAGCTGGTCGTCCGGCCGGCCGAGGGCCTGAGGAAGGGCGCACGGTTCCGTACGACCGTCGACTACGGCGGTACACCGCAGGAGCTGAAGGACCCGGACGGTACGACGGAGGGGTGGGTCAAGACCGCCGACGGGGCGTTCGTCTCGGGCGAGCCCGCCGGGTCCATGACCTGGTTCCCCGGCAACAACCACCCCGAGGACAAGGCGGCCTACGACTTCACGATCACCGTGCCGAAGGGCTATACGGCCGTCGCCAACGGGGATCTGCGGTCGGAGAAAACGGCCGGCGGCCGGACCACCTTCCGTTGGCACAACGGGCAGCCCATGGCCAGTTACCTCGCCACCGCCACCATCGGCCGCTTCGACGTCCACCGGTCCCGTACAGCCGACGGGCTGCCGCTGTACGTCGCGGTGGACCCGGCGGAGGCCAAGGCGAGCAAGGGGCCGCTGGACCAGCTGCCGGAGATCCTGAAGTGGGAGAGCGGGCTGTTCGGCCGCTACCCCTTCTCCTCCGCGGGCGCGATCGTCGATGACACCCCGGACCGGATCACGTGGATGGCGCTGGAGTCCCAGACCAAGCCGGTCTACGCCGGGGCGCCGGACACCGTGACCGTGGTGCACGAGATGGCCCACCAGTGGTTCGGCGACTCGGTGACCCCGAAGACCTGGAAGGACACCTGGCTCAACGAGGCCTTTGCGACCTACGCCGAGTGGCTGTGGACGGAGCACAAGGGCGGCAAGACCCCGCAGCAGCAGTTCGACGCGCTCTACAAGGACAAGAAGGACACGCAGCGCTGGGCCTTCCCGCCGGGCAATCCGGGCAAGGCGAAGAATGTGACCGGGACCCCCGTCTACGAGCGGGGCGCGATGCTGCTCCAGGAGCTGCGGAACGCGGTCGGCGACAAGACCTTCTTCCGGATCCTCAAGGAGTGGCCCGCCAAGTACCGCTACTCCACCGCCGACGCGAAGGAATTCATCGCCTTCTGCCAGGAACACACGGATGTGGATCTGACCGGGCTGTTCGACACGTGGCTGTACGGCAAGGGGAAACCGGAACGGGAGTAG
- a CDS encoding SulP family inorganic anion transporter, giving the protein MRRFRVARQRPSRPSIPSRQALSVWRADVTASLVVFLVAVPLCVGVAVASGVPAELGLVTGIVGGLLTGLLPGSSLQVSGPAAGLTVLVYEAVQEYGLGTLGALVLIAGVLQLTMGALRLGRWFRAISVAVVQGMLAGIGLVLIAGQLYALVDAKAPGGGPANLGGLPKLAADTAGSGASLAALAVGAGTIVLLVLWPKWRRAARVVPAPLVAVALATFVVWMLDLPVARVEVAGLLEVVQPPGGADFLRLTEAGAVAGALGTVLAFTLIASAESLFSAAAVDRLHDGPRTDYDKELMAQGAGNTVCGLLGALPMTAVIVRSAANVHAGARTKASRVLHGVWLLLFVVAFPAALGVVPLAALAGVLVHAGGKLLPVKQWRPLWREHRGEAVVLAATAVAIVATNMFEGVLLGLLMAVAKSAWETSHVHLEIVGLDEPAAPGAGGAKAGDATAGLGAGGRAQGSLAADGHGTDGRGTDGPGAPGPDGHGTRGPDGSGPRRPLLVRALGHATFLRLPKLLDQLEALPKDREIQLDLSGLRHLDHACAAALGNWEEQQRRGPDGTTRQKTPSIAP; this is encoded by the coding sequence ATGCGTAGGTTCCGTGTTGCCCGTCAACGTCCGTCCCGGCCGTCCATACCGTCGCGGCAGGCGCTGTCGGTCTGGCGCGCCGATGTCACCGCCTCGCTCGTCGTCTTTCTCGTCGCCGTCCCGCTGTGTGTCGGGGTGGCCGTCGCGTCCGGGGTGCCGGCCGAACTGGGGCTGGTCACCGGGATCGTCGGCGGGCTGCTCACCGGGTTACTGCCCGGCAGCAGTCTGCAGGTCAGCGGTCCGGCCGCGGGGCTGACCGTGCTGGTCTACGAGGCCGTGCAGGAGTACGGGCTCGGCACGCTGGGTGCGCTGGTGCTGATCGCCGGGGTGCTGCAGCTGACCATGGGGGCGCTGCGGCTCGGGCGCTGGTTCCGGGCCATCTCCGTGGCGGTCGTCCAGGGGATGCTCGCGGGCATCGGGCTGGTGCTGATCGCCGGGCAGCTGTACGCCCTGGTGGACGCCAAGGCGCCGGGCGGCGGGCCGGCGAATCTGGGCGGGCTGCCGAAACTGGCGGCGGACACCGCCGGATCCGGGGCCTCGCTCGCGGCGCTGGCGGTGGGCGCGGGGACCATTGTGCTGCTGGTGCTCTGGCCGAAGTGGCGGCGCGCGGCGCGGGTGGTGCCGGCGCCGCTGGTGGCGGTGGCGCTGGCGACGTTCGTGGTGTGGATGCTGGATCTGCCGGTGGCCCGGGTCGAGGTGGCGGGCCTGCTGGAAGTCGTCCAGCCGCCGGGCGGCGCGGACTTCCTGCGGCTGACGGAGGCGGGGGCGGTGGCCGGTGCGCTGGGCACCGTGCTGGCGTTCACCCTGATCGCGTCGGCGGAGTCGCTGTTCTCCGCGGCCGCGGTGGACCGGCTGCACGACGGGCCGCGGACCGATTACGACAAGGAGCTGATGGCCCAGGGCGCGGGCAACACGGTGTGCGGCCTGCTGGGGGCGCTGCCGATGACCGCGGTGATCGTCCGCAGCGCCGCGAATGTGCACGCCGGGGCCCGGACCAAGGCCTCGCGGGTGCTGCACGGGGTCTGGCTGCTGCTCTTCGTGGTGGCCTTCCCGGCGGCGCTGGGCGTGGTGCCGCTCGCGGCGCTGGCCGGTGTACTGGTGCATGCGGGCGGCAAGTTGCTGCCGGTGAAGCAGTGGCGTCCGCTGTGGCGCGAGCACCGGGGTGAGGCCGTGGTGCTCGCCGCGACGGCGGTGGCGATCGTGGCCACCAACATGTTCGAGGGGGTGCTGCTGGGGCTGTTGATGGCGGTGGCCAAGTCGGCGTGGGAGACCTCGCACGTCCACCTGGAGATCGTGGGGCTGGACGAGCCGGCGGCACCGGGCGCCGGGGGTGCCAAGGCCGGCGATGCCACGGCCGGCCTCGGGGCGGGCGGGCGCGCCCAGGGCAGCCTCGCGGCGGACGGACACGGAACGGACGGACGCGGAACGGACGGGCCCGGGGCACCTGGGCCGGACGGTCACGGAACCCGCGGGCCGGACGGCTCCGGCCCCCGGCGCCCCCTCCTCGTAAGGGCCTTGGGCCATGCCACCTTCCTGCGCCTGCCGAAGCTGCTCGACCAGTTGGAGGCGCTGCCCAAGGACCGGGAGATCCAGCTCGACCTGTCGGGGCTGCGGCATCTCGACCATGCGTGTGCGGCGGCGCTCGGCAACTGGGAGGAGCAGCAGCGGCGCGGACCGGACGGGACCACCCGGCAGAAGACACCGTCCATCGCCCCGTGA
- a CDS encoding ABC transporter ATP-binding protein, which translates to MMNYGRDPADPADPADPAVPHSTADPTAPDGRVVPTVPTDPATPAVHAHNLTVVRGGRTVLDALAFDVPRGRITGLLGPSGCGKSTLMRGIVGTQAKVTGTLDVLGRPAGDPRLRPRIGYVTQNPSVYDDLTVRQNLDYFAAVLHPGRAARARRRESVTRVIEDVDLTGRADALAGNLSGGQRSRVSLAVALLGAPELLVLDEPTVGLDPVLRRDLWHLFHTLATDRGATLLVSSHVMDEAERCHRLLLMREGRILADGAPDALRDRTGSPTVEAAFLHLVDEARAAAGPPAPGTATPKEPAR; encoded by the coding sequence ATGATGAATTATGGCCGCGACCCCGCCGATCCCGCCGATCCCGCCGACCCCGCGGTTCCCCACAGCACCGCCGACCCCACAGCCCCCGACGGCCGTGTCGTCCCCACCGTCCCCACCGACCCCGCCACCCCCGCCGTCCACGCCCACAACCTCACCGTCGTCCGAGGCGGCCGAACCGTCCTCGACGCCCTCGCCTTCGACGTCCCCCGCGGTCGGATCACCGGCCTCCTCGGCCCCTCCGGATGCGGCAAATCCACCCTGATGCGCGGCATCGTCGGCACCCAGGCCAAGGTCACCGGCACCCTCGACGTCCTCGGCCGGCCAGCCGGCGACCCCCGGCTACGCCCTCGCATCGGCTACGTCACCCAGAACCCGTCCGTCTACGACGACCTCACCGTCCGCCAGAACCTGGACTACTTCGCCGCCGTCCTGCACCCCGGCCGCGCGGCCCGCGCCCGGCGCCGCGAGAGCGTCACCCGCGTCATCGAGGATGTCGACCTCACCGGCCGGGCCGACGCCCTCGCCGGCAACCTCTCCGGCGGCCAGCGCAGCCGGGTCTCCCTGGCGGTCGCCCTGCTCGGCGCCCCGGAGCTCCTCGTCCTCGACGAACCCACCGTCGGCCTGGACCCGGTCCTCCGCCGCGACCTGTGGCACCTCTTCCACACCCTCGCCACCGACCGCGGCGCCACCCTCCTCGTCTCCTCGCACGTCATGGACGAGGCCGAGCGCTGCCACCGGCTGCTCCTGATGCGCGAGGGCCGCATCCTCGCCGACGGCGCACCCGACGCACTCCGTGACCGCACCGGCTCCCCGACCGTCGAGGCCGCCTTCCTCCACCTGGTCGACGAGGCCAGGGCCGCGGCCGGTCCGCCGGCACCCGGCACCGCCACCCCCAAGGAACCAGCACGATGA
- a CDS encoding ABC transporter permease, translated as MTTAPLPEPRPEPASLPATAPRSAAAPFSPSRALATAARVLRQLRHDPRTIALMLVVPCVMIALLRYVFDARPETFNSIGASLLGIFPMITMFLVTSIATLRERTSGTLERLLALPLGKADLISGYALAFGLLAIVQSALATALSVWVLDLDITGSAWLLLLVAVLDALLGTALGLFVSAFAASEFQAVQFMPAVLMPQLLLCGLFTPRDTMHPALETLSDILPMSYAVDGMNQVLTHPDLTGDFLRDVLVVSGGALLVLALGAATLRRRTT; from the coding sequence ATGACCACCGCACCTCTGCCCGAGCCCCGCCCCGAACCGGCATCGCTCCCCGCCACCGCGCCGCGCTCCGCCGCCGCGCCCTTCTCCCCGTCCCGCGCCCTGGCCACCGCCGCCCGGGTCCTGCGCCAGCTCCGCCACGACCCCCGCACCATCGCGCTGATGCTCGTCGTCCCCTGCGTGATGATCGCCCTGCTCCGCTACGTCTTCGACGCCCGCCCCGAGACGTTCAACAGCATCGGCGCCTCACTCCTCGGCATCTTCCCGATGATCACGATGTTCCTGGTGACCTCCATCGCCACCCTCCGCGAACGCACCTCGGGCACCCTGGAACGCCTGCTCGCCCTGCCCCTCGGCAAGGCCGACCTGATCAGCGGCTACGCCCTGGCCTTCGGCCTGCTGGCGATCGTCCAGTCGGCCCTCGCCACGGCCCTGTCCGTCTGGGTCCTCGACCTCGACATCACCGGCTCCGCCTGGCTGCTCCTGCTCGTCGCCGTCCTGGACGCTCTCCTCGGCACCGCCCTCGGCCTGTTCGTCTCGGCCTTCGCCGCCTCCGAATTCCAGGCCGTCCAGTTCATGCCCGCCGTCCTGATGCCCCAACTGCTGCTCTGCGGCCTGTTCACCCCGCGCGACACCATGCACCCGGCCCTGGAAACGCTCTCCGACATCCTCCCGATGTCCTACGCCGTCGACGGGATGAACCAGGTCCTCACCCACCCCGACCTCACCGGCGACTTCCTCCGCGACGTCCTCGTCGTCAGCGGCGGCGCCCTCCTTGTCCTCGCCCTCGGCGCCGCCACCCTCCGCCGCCGTACGACGTGA